The following are encoded in a window of Oncorhynchus mykiss isolate Arlee chromosome Y, USDA_OmykA_1.1, whole genome shotgun sequence genomic DNA:
- the LOC110509526 gene encoding LIM domain transcription factor LMO4-B: MVNSRVEASAVAVTGGSSSGRSCAGCGGRIADRFLLFSMERYWHTRCLKCSCCHAQLGEIGTTCYSKGGMILCKNDYIRLFGHSGACSACGQSIPASEMVMRAQGNVYHLKCFTCATCRNRLVPGDRFHYVNGTIFCEHDRPGGALLRSHLTPLQGNGMMPDQKVC, translated from the exons ATGGTGAACAGCCGGGTGGAGGCATCAGCCGTGGCGGTGACAGGCGGCAGCTCGTCAGGCAGGTCCTGCGCAGGCTGCGGCGGGCGCATCGCTGACCGCTTCCTACTCTTCTCCATGGAGCGCTACTGGCACACGCGCTGCCTCAAGTGCTCCTGCTGCCACGCCCAGCTGGGTGAGATCGGcaccacctgctacagcaaaggGGGCATGATCCTCTGCAAGAACGACTACATCAG GCTGTTCGGGCACAGCGGGGCATGCAGCGCCTGTGGCCAGTCCATCCCTGCCAGTGAGATGGTGATGCGGGCACAGGGCAACGTGTACCACCTCAAG TGTTTCACCTGTGCCACCTGTAGGAACCGGCTGGTGCCGGGCGACCGCTTCCACTACGTTAATGGCACCATCTTCTGTGAGCACGACAGGCCAGGGGGCGCTCTACTCCGCAGTCACCTGACCCCACTGCAGGGGAACGGCATGATGCCTGACCAGAAG GTGTGCTGA